Proteins from a genomic interval of Niabella soli DSM 19437:
- a CDS encoding CapA family protein → MDTTITITAVGDLMLGSDYPDRSRMPKHNILLELADSLKNSHFLVGNMEGVLTDSSLPDKKCSILGNCYVFRMPPGTENYFKNAGFDFLSLANNHSGDFGTAALAQTMQLLDKAGIAYAGIRPRHSYKIISKNNIRYGIIGVGFGWRHLQIAQPGAVLKQIKKIRDSTDILMVFFHGGAEGDTTEHVTRNTEVFRGENRGNVYSFARSCIDAGADLVLGSGPHVTRGVELYKRKFIAYSLGNYATYGAISLKGPMGWAPILKIRVNREGNFVNGRIIATRQLPADDRTPQLDPEKKVIARIRELSKKDFPESPLTITQKGDIIIKNF, encoded by the coding sequence GTGGATACAACTATTACGATCACCGCTGTTGGAGACCTGATGCTAGGGTCTGATTATCCAGACAGATCAAGAATGCCAAAGCATAATATATTACTAGAATTGGCAGATTCACTAAAAAATAGTCATTTTCTCGTCGGAAATATGGAGGGAGTACTCACGGATTCCTCTCTTCCAGACAAAAAATGCTCTATCCTGGGGAACTGTTATGTTTTTCGCATGCCGCCCGGAACGGAAAATTATTTTAAAAATGCGGGATTCGATTTTCTAAGTCTTGCCAATAATCACTCAGGCGATTTTGGCACGGCCGCCCTGGCGCAAACCATGCAACTTCTGGACAAAGCCGGCATTGCCTACGCAGGCATCAGGCCCCGCCATTCCTATAAAATCATTTCTAAAAACAATATCCGCTATGGGATCATTGGGGTGGGATTTGGTTGGCGGCATCTGCAGATTGCGCAACCCGGTGCGGTGCTCAAACAGATAAAAAAAATAAGGGACAGCACAGATATCCTGATGGTTTTTTTTCACGGCGGCGCCGAAGGGGATACTACGGAGCATGTTACCCGCAATACTGAAGTTTTCCGCGGCGAAAACCGGGGGAATGTATATAGTTTTGCCCGGAGCTGCATTGATGCAGGCGCAGACCTCGTTTTGGGCAGCGGCCCGCATGTAACCAGGGGTGTAGAGCTGTACAAAAGGAAATTCATCGCCTATAGTCTGGGTAATTATGCTACTTATGGCGCAATCAGTTTAAAAGGACCGATGGGTTGGGCGCCTATTTTAAAAATAAGGGTCAACCGGGAAGGAAATTTTGTAAATGGCCGCATTATTGCTACCCGGCAATTGCCGGCTGACGACCGTACCCCGCAACTGGACCCGGAAAAAAAAGTAATTGCCCGAATACGGGAGCTTAGCAAAAAAGATTTTCCTGAAAGTCCGTTAACAATTACCCAAAAAGGAGACATAATTATTAAAAATTTTTGA
- the asnS gene encoding asparagine--tRNA ligase has product MFNKRIKVKELLQQAPEGQQVTVMGWVRTFRNNQFIALNDGSTNTNLQVVAELGKFEEGLLKRITTSASLKITGTVVPSVGKGQKLEIKATTIEILGDSDAEAYPLQPKKHSLEFLREKAHLRFRTNTFGSVFRIRHALAFAVHKFFNEKGFVYLHTPIITASDAEGAGEMFRVTTLPFENTPRNEDGSVNFKEDFFGKSTNLTVSGQLEGELGATAFGEIYTFGPTFRAENSNTARHLAEFWMIEPEMAFCDLEDNANLAEEFIKYIVRYVLENNREDVEFLAQRLAEEEKQLPQDKRSEMGLIEKLEFVLNNDFQRLSYTEAIDILKESNYNKKKKFQYPVTGWGMDLQSEHERYLVEKHFKKPVILMNYPASIKAFYMRLNEDGKTVAAMDILAPGIGEIVGGSQREERLEVLLEKMKAMHIPEEELSWYLDTRRFGTVPHAGFGLGFERMIQFVTGMGNIRDVIAFPRTPKSAEF; this is encoded by the coding sequence ATGTTTAATAAAAGAATTAAAGTAAAAGAGCTTTTACAGCAAGCGCCGGAGGGGCAACAGGTAACAGTAATGGGTTGGGTACGGACTTTTAGAAATAACCAGTTCATTGCGTTAAACGACGGCTCCACCAACACTAACCTGCAGGTGGTGGCTGAACTGGGAAAATTTGAGGAGGGCTTGCTGAAGCGCATTACAACTTCCGCGTCGCTTAAAATAACGGGCACGGTAGTGCCTTCTGTGGGTAAAGGACAAAAACTGGAAATAAAAGCAACTACTATTGAAATATTGGGGGATTCTGATGCGGAAGCCTACCCGTTGCAACCCAAAAAACATTCCCTGGAATTTTTGAGGGAAAAAGCACATCTGCGGTTTCGGACCAATACGTTCGGTTCCGTTTTCCGTATACGGCATGCGCTGGCCTTTGCCGTGCATAAATTTTTTAATGAGAAAGGATTCGTTTATTTACATACCCCGATCATTACCGCTAGCGATGCCGAGGGCGCGGGTGAAATGTTCCGTGTAACCACGCTGCCTTTTGAAAATACGCCCCGTAATGAAGACGGGTCTGTAAATTTTAAAGAAGATTTTTTTGGAAAATCGACCAACTTAACTGTTAGTGGTCAATTAGAGGGAGAATTGGGCGCGACAGCCTTTGGCGAAATCTATACCTTTGGGCCTACATTTCGTGCGGAAAACAGCAATACGGCAAGGCACCTGGCCGAATTCTGGATGATTGAACCTGAGATGGCGTTCTGTGATCTGGAAGACAATGCCAATCTTGCGGAGGAGTTTATTAAATATATCGTCCGTTATGTACTGGAAAACAACCGGGAGGATGTTGAATTTCTGGCCCAGCGCTTGGCAGAGGAGGAAAAACAACTGCCGCAGGATAAGCGCAGTGAAATGGGACTGATCGAAAAACTGGAATTTGTACTGAACAACGATTTCCAGCGCCTGAGCTATACAGAGGCGATCGATATTTTAAAAGAAAGCAATTATAATAAAAAGAAAAAATTCCAGTATCCCGTTACCGGTTGGGGTATGGACCTGCAGAGTGAGCATGAGCGTTATCTGGTGGAAAAGCATTTTAAAAAGCCGGTGATCCTGATGAACTATCCCGCTTCAATAAAAGCATTTTACATGCGGTTGAATGAAGACGGCAAAACGGTGGCGGCCATGGATATATTAGCTCCGGGCATTGGAGAGATAGTAGGTGGTTCCCAGCGGGAAGAGCGCCTGGAGGTATTGTTGGAAAAAATGAAAGCCATGCATATTCCCGAGGAAGAGTTGAGTTGGTACCTGGATACCCGCCGTTTTGGAACGGTGCCACATGCAGGGTTTGGACTGGGTTTTGAGCGGATGATCCAGTTTGTGACGGGCATGGGTAATATCCGGGACGTGATCGCGTTTCCGCGGACACCGAAGAGTGCAGAGTTTTAG
- a CDS encoding glycoside hydrolase family 10 protein has protein sequence MKQIRIALVCMIAFALCTRVTAQNPEYEFRGVWIATVLGIDWPPKNATVEQQKAEFIRQLDMHKRNGMNAVIVQVRPSGDAFYPSPYEPWSEWLTGVQGRAPVPFYDPLAFMITEAHKRGMEFHAWLNPYRAEFRIGSSSIAPDNMIRKKPDWFVTYGTTRYFNPANKQVQQFVIEIVKDIVRRYDVDGIHMDDYFYPYPIGSKPFPDDYAYKMSGTRLSKADWRRANVDSMIRNLDIAIKTIKPWCKFGISPFAVWRNASQDPEGSNSKAGMTNYDDLYADILLWLRKGWIDYVTPQLYREIGDKLIPYETLVDWWARHSYGRHVYIGHGIYRYYENSNANWRKPSQIPDQIKILRSNPKIEGSVYFNSRSFDKNPAGWNDSLRNNYYRMPAKIPPMPWLPEKPGK, from the coding sequence ATGAAACAGATCCGTATTGCCCTTGTCTGCATGATAGCTTTCGCGCTATGTACCCGCGTAACAGCACAGAATCCGGAATATGAATTTCGCGGTGTCTGGATTGCCACCGTTCTGGGAATCGACTGGCCTCCAAAAAACGCCACCGTCGAACAGCAGAAAGCAGAGTTTATCCGCCAACTGGATATGCACAAGCGAAACGGCATGAATGCCGTCATCGTTCAGGTGCGCCCCAGCGGTGATGCTTTTTACCCATCTCCTTATGAGCCCTGGAGCGAATGGCTTACCGGCGTACAGGGCAGGGCGCCCGTTCCTTTTTACGATCCGCTTGCCTTTATGATTACGGAAGCGCATAAAAGGGGAATGGAGTTTCATGCCTGGCTGAATCCCTATCGCGCGGAGTTTAGAATAGGATCTTCGTCCATTGCACCGGACAACATGATCCGCAAAAAGCCCGACTGGTTTGTAACCTACGGAACTACCCGCTATTTTAACCCCGCCAATAAACAGGTACAGCAATTTGTTATCGAAATCGTAAAAGATATTGTTCGCCGCTATGATGTGGACGGTATTCACATGGATGATTATTTTTATCCTTACCCGATCGGGTCAAAACCGTTCCCGGATGATTATGCCTATAAAATGTCCGGCACACGTTTGAGCAAGGCCGATTGGAGAAGGGCCAATGTGGATTCTATGATCCGGAACCTGGACATCGCTATTAAAACCATAAAGCCCTGGTGCAAATTCGGCATCAGCCCCTTTGCTGTATGGAGAAACGCCTCGCAGGATCCTGAAGGCAGCAATTCAAAAGCGGGGATGACCAACTATGACGACCTTTATGCCGATATTTTATTATGGCTGCGCAAGGGATGGATCGATTATGTAACCCCACAGTTGTATCGTGAAATTGGAGATAAACTGATCCCTTACGAAACCCTGGTAGATTGGTGGGCAAGGCATAGTTATGGCCGGCATGTATACATTGGCCATGGCATCTATCGTTATTATGAGAATAGCAACGCCAACTGGCGGAAACCCTCTCAGATACCGGACCAGATAAAAATTTTAAGAAGCAATCCCAAAATCGAAGGCAGCGTTTACTTTAACAGCCGGAGCTTTGATAAAAACCCGGCGGGATGGAATGATTCTTTAAGAAACAACTATTATCGCATGCCCGCAAAAATTCCGCCCATGCCCTGGCTGCCGGAGAAACCAGGAAAATAA
- a CDS encoding MarR family winged helix-turn-helix transcriptional regulator translates to MSIQEKLNQRTFKNSYQKLALNLIYTSGNLQSFLKTGFKRENLTIQQYNILRILRGCLPNPLSTLQIRERMMDKMSDTSRIVDRLVLKELVTKNINNTDNRLVDVAITDKGLEKLELLDNTEDHIAEFFSAVSPEEAELISAMLDKLHK, encoded by the coding sequence ATGTCTATTCAGGAAAAATTAAACCAACGTACTTTTAAAAACAGCTACCAAAAACTTGCGCTCAATTTGATCTACACAAGCGGGAATCTCCAATCTTTTTTAAAGACCGGATTCAAAAGAGAAAATCTTACCATTCAGCAGTATAATATTTTACGCATATTAAGAGGATGCCTGCCCAACCCTCTTTCCACCCTGCAGATCCGCGAACGCATGATGGATAAAATGAGCGATACCAGCCGCATCGTAGATCGCCTGGTGCTGAAAGAACTTGTTACAAAAAATATAAATAATACTGATAACCGCCTGGTGGATGTAGCGATCACGGACAAAGGACTGGAAAAATTAGAACTGCTCGACAATACAGAAGATCATATAGCTGAATTCTTTAGCGCCGTAAGCCCCGAAGAAGCTGAGCTGATCAGCGCCATGCTGGACAAACTGCATAAGTGA